CGTTGTTTTCACGTGCTCTAATGAAATTGTGAAGAACCATTGTAGCAACAATGATGCAACCTTGAGTGCGTAAGTGAAAGGGTGGCatacttctcaaaattttccatttatttttccAAACTCCAAAAGTTCATTCTATGACCGAACAAAGTGATGAATGGGGATAATTAAATTTCTCCTCTAGACGATGTAGCTGTTCACCTCGGTTAAATTCGGGGATGTGGTACCTCTCCCCTTTATATGGTGCAAGGAAGCCTTGCTTCATAGGGTACCCTGAATCAACAAGATAGTAGTTCCCTGCAAAATTATATGTTAAGTGCATTAACATTTTCATTACATATACATACTTTAATACAGTCAATTATTCTGCATATTTACAAACTTGGTGGAGGTTTTGGGAAGTTGGCACTCTCATTATTGAGGCAGCTTAAAAATATCCTTGTGTCATGCGCTGACCCTTCCCATCCAACACAAGCAAATGTGAATTTCATGTCAAAATCACATGCGCACATGCAGTTTGTTGTGATGATCCCTTTCCTAACTCTATACGGGTGTTGCTCATCAACAGGTACGACCACTTCGACGTGGACCCCATCAATCGCACCAATGCAACCCTAACCATTgccacaaaaaaataatgtgaaaagGTATACGCGGTatgacaataaaaataatttgaataaaatcaagTCAAGATACGAAATTCACAAAGTACCTTGAAATGTGGCCAATATCGATTTGAATGCTGAATATGTTCTGGCACATTACGAAATGTACGATCAGCAGGCTTGATAATGTCTGGTGCCATAACAGTGGCTAACAATGTAACTACCGTGGCCACTTGTCGATGCACTGTCTCACCCGAATGCTGAAATCTATCTTGCACTACTCTGTTACCCAAGGCATGACCAAGTACCACCAATGTCATTGCCACAGACTCTTCCACGCAAACTCTTTTGGTACCGTTATATCCATACTGAGTGCGCAATGTATTACACAATTGTCGAAACACATGGCTTGACATTCTAAAAATATTGCGACATTTCTGCTCATTTCCATTTAATATATACTGTACCCATTCATACCCCGTTTGTATATTTGTATGCATTGGTACTTTGGTCATATAGGTCTCCACGTAAGCTACACATGCACACCCAGCTATATATGTCGCGAGTACAATGTCGTCAGTCAGGTCGAAGTCTGAGTCATTTACCAAATCCATCATTCTGGAAGATTTAGAATTGCGTTATCTGACCAGTACACACATATTCACCAGCCAATTGGATATAAAGCAATGCCACAGTACAACGTGAATTAAATTGTCTGCATAAACTACACTTCTTTCTCCAAGCATTTAATACAgtgattttgatgttatttgaaaaaaaaaaaaaattcttaaatcaTTTGCATAAACTACACATAATATTCActagtgaaaagaaaaaaaatggattattGTTGTCATAGTGGagtttcttattataaattGCTACACGTAAAACTCACAtatgatttggattttttttttttttatagcttttaccAAACTTTTACCAATATAagcttttttatatatatttttttgttaaaattttttttttgtttatagcttTTAGAACTGTTggccactttttattttatttttatttttatttttgttatagttTTTACCCATATAAGCTTTTACCAAACTTTTACCAatataggctttttttttttagcttttcaaGTGGAGAGAACCGTTGGccccttttttttgttatagtttTTACCAATATAAGCTTTTACCAAAGTTGTAccattgtgatttttttttttaagcttttaaaGGGGAGAAAACCGttggccactttttttttttaatagtttttaccAATATAAGCTCTTACCAAACTTTTACCAATATAAgctttttttatagatttttttctgttaatgttttttgtttatagctTTAACCAATATAAGCTTttaccaaacttttttttttttttaaagaatcataACAACAATAGCACATGGAAAATGTCATTCATTTTAAGGCCAATTTAATGATCACAGCCTATCATGGAATACTCAAGGAGTTCATATATTACTTCCTAGCAGAATGTAAAACATGAGTACATGCCTATTATATCCAAATCAAGATGAAGACACTGACCAAGAGAGGCCaaagttttttaatagtaataaattttaaagacaTATTTGtgaacacataaaaaataaaaataaacaaaaaagagtgCAATAggtaaatttttgaaaatccgATTACTACACAACACCACATTGAAGCAACTCTATCGAGACAATCCCCTTTCGTTCAGAGAAAATGAAATTGAGGGTTCCTTTGGAACTGCATCTCTAGCCACTTCAGCTGGATGTCCTTTTCATGAACAAGTGCTATAAACATGCTCTTATTCACTGCTGTTTCCATGAAGAAGAGGGTGCTAAACATAAAAAGACAATCGCTCGATTGCACCCCAGGAAGACCCAACACCATGTCCAGAATTTCTTTAAACTTAGTAGTTGTTGTGTTTGCAATTGGTGGACGAGTACTTACAGTTCTACTTTCAACAATAACATTTGAGATACTCTTCAAAGAGTCGGACAACTCTTGCACAACTgaacgcttttttttttggtttcttgcaAATTCCCCTAGCAATGTGGACACTACTGAGCTTGCCTTTCCCCTTATCTATTGCCGGTCCTGCCCTCGACAATGATGGGTCTTCAACCTCTATTGGGTCAACATTCACAAGGGATTGACATTGGGGGTCAACAAACTCTTCGCTATCAACGGAGTCCCCAGACCCTTCGGTGCTTTCCTTTGGCATTGGACCACTAGTGCAGAATGCATGTTTCCCCATTCCAACTGTGCCTCCATACATGATGTCCATGGAGTCAAGATTCGGCATTCCTTTTTTTCTAAAGGTTCTTGCGATGGGACATGCCTACATGTAGACAACCAGTAGTTAGAACACAATATAGTTGTAGACAATGGAAGTGAACTCACCGCAATCTTTCGGGACCACCAGTCATCAGTAGCATCAAGCTGCCCAGTTCCAGCGTCAATACCCAACCCATTCTCATGCTCAAAACAATCCTTATACTTCCTCCAAATTCTCCTCAGATGATCCCATTTATTTTTGAACTGCTGGTGAGTTACCACTTTTCCCATTTCTGCCAACTGCTTAATCACTTCATCAACCCCTTCCTTTCTCAAATATCCTCCTTTCCTCTTGCCCTCTAGGACTTGAACAGCACAGAAATCACAAAATGCTTTTACTTCATTCGGTTCTTTCCAATCTTGTCTCacatcatcaccaccatcatTCGATTTCCCCTTACCCATTTTTGCTACAAGCTTGATCTATACTCATTGAGGCATTTCAACAAACAGGCCGTGTGCATGATATGCAATTGGTTACACATGcccacatgaaaaataaaaagtaaactcACATAGTCACATACTACTGTCATGGCAAACACAAAAACTACACAGACTAGAGTTGAACACAgcaaccacacacacacacacgttgaacacaaaaaaaacccacaaattcaAGCCTCAAACCTCATGGAAAATAACCACAGTATGAGAAGAGAGAGTAtgagaatagagagagcaactTACCCGTGAATGCAGATGGCCATAGTGGCAGCAACGGCGTCCTAAGCGGCAAGAAGGTGCGCTGGAGCGAAGGAAGAACAGAGCTCCGGATCGGGTGGGTTTGTTCCGTGTATTTACGTGGTTCAGAGTAATGGGTTTCCTTTGGTTTAATGGATTATT
The sequence above is drawn from the Castanea sativa cultivar Marrone di Chiusa Pesio chromosome 5, ASM4071231v1 genome and encodes:
- the LOC142634807 gene encoding uncharacterized protein LOC142634807 yields the protein MDLVNDSDFDLTDDIVLATYIAGCACVAYVETYMTKVPMHTNIQTGYEWVQYILNGNEQKCRNIFRMSSHVFRQLCNTLRTQYGYNGTKRVCVEESVAMTLVVLGHALGNRVVQDRFQHSGETVHRQVATVVTLLATVMAPDIIKPADRTFRNVPEHIQHSNRYWPHFKGCIGAIDGVHVEVVVPVDEQHPYRVRKGIITTNCMCACDFDMKFTFACVGWEGSAHDTRIFLSCLNNESANFPKPPPRNYYLVDSGYPMKQGFLAPYKGERGTYGRSEGGHYDAMADVISMLDEAEMREVRNNITASICS